The nucleotide sequence ATCGACTCAAACCCACCGGCAAAGATTTGCAACTGAAAAGTGGTCTTCCGATGATCGCTTTGCTACCAGGTTCAAGACTGCCAGAAGCCACCAGAAATTTCATTTTACAGCTACAATTCGTCTTAGAAATTGTTAAAGTCCTGCCCATTGAAAAAATACAGTTTCGCGCGGCTTTAGTTTCCTCGCTGATGTCTCAATTAGACGAGATAGCTTATAGTCAAGGGTGGCAACATGAGCAAGGAAAACTCACTTATTCTCCCCCAGGAAATGAGCCGCATCAGCCGCCTATCGCTGAAATCCTTTGTTACTCGGATGCTTATAGCGACATTGTGGATCAATGTACCCTTGTGCTGGGTATGGCGGGATTAGCCGTAGACCAAGCGGTGGCCATCGGAAAACCGATTATTCAAGTTCCAGGGTGCGGACCACAGTTTACCTATCAATATGCCGAATCTCAAACCCGACTATTAGGGAGTTCAGTACAAACTATCGGCACAGAACCGGCTACCCCCCAGATTCTTAAAATAGCCGCCGTTAGAGTGGTTGAAACTTTGCAAGATACTGATTATTTGGCGGCTTGTGTGGAAAATGGCAGAAATCGACTCGGGCCACCCGGGGCATCTTATAGAATTGCTCGTCTTGTGTTAAGTTATTTGGATTAAGTACCTGGACACTCTATAAAGCACTCTATGTGTTTTGAAATGTAAAAACCCCCAAAGCCTGCGCCTGTTCCCTGTTTCCTAGTGAAGTGAGATGAAATGAAAACCCGTTCTAATTATTGGCAGTTATTGCCTTATCTGTGGCCCCAATGGCCGAGAATAGCCAAAGGTTTGGCCTGTATTTTAGGATTTGTCTTAGCCACTTTGGTACTTCCCTCGCTTGCCGGAAAGGTGTCAGCGTTTGTTGGTGAGGGAAATGTTCAGGAAGTGGCCTATTGGATAGGGATAACCACAGGGGTGTTTTTGATTCGGGGACTGTTTCAATATGGGCAAAATATCTTTATGATTTCTGCCTCTTTAGATATGGTTTTGGCTTTGCGAAAACAAGTCTATACCCATCTGCACAAACTCGGGTTAGATTATTTTGAACAGGCAAAAACCGGAGACTTGACTTATCGTTTAACAGAAGACCTTGATCGCATCGGTGAGGTGGTGGATAAGTTATCTCACCAGTTTCTCTCTTGTGCTTTACAGATTATTGCTATCCCTATCTATATGCTTTATCTGAACTGGCCTTTAACCTTGGCAAGTTTTATTTTAGCTCCCTTGATGGCTTGGTTAATTGGTCGTTTTGGTGAAGAGTTATTGGTGTTATCTCGCCGCAGTCAAAATCAGATTTCCAATTTATCGGCCCTTCTCACAGAAGTGTTCGGCGGCATCCGTATTGTACAAGCCTTTGCCGCCCAAAATTATGAAGTCAAGCGTTTTAGCCAGGAAGCTGAACAAAATCGCAAAGCCAAGTATCGCGCCTATCAAGTAAAAGCCACACAGTACCCAGTAGTGGGTTTTTTGGAAGCGGTGAGTATTATGTTGCTGTTTTTGTTGGGGGGTTGGCAAATCTCTCAAGGAAAACTGAGTTCTCAAGACTTTATTAGTTACCTAGCCGCAGTGGCTTTACTCCTACAGCCGATTGATTTAGTGATCAGTAATTACAATGAGTATAAGCAAGCAGAAGCCTCTGTTGATCGTGTCTTTGAACTGTTGAATGTAACACCGAGTCTGTCTGAGAAAAAAGATGCTCTCATTCTGCCGCCGGTGACGGGTAAGGTAGAATATCATGGCGTTTGTTTTGCCTATCAACCTGAGAAGCCGATTCTCAATGATTTTTCTCTGTTAGTTCAACCCGGAGAAGTGATTGCTTTAGTGGGTGCATCCGGTGCGGGTAAAACCACTCTGATTAATCTATTGTTACGGTTTTATGACCCTCAGTCGGGGCAAATTCTCATTGATGGTATTGATATCCGAAACGTTACTTTAACCAGTTTGCGTCATCAAATGGGAATTGTTCCTCAAGATACCACGCTTTTTTCCGGTACCATTGCTGAAAATATTGCTTACGGACAAGAAGAATTAGATTGGACAGCCATCGAAGAAGCGGCTAAAATTGCCAATGCTCATGCGTTTATTGTTCAGTTACCCCAAGGTTATCACACTTGGGTCGGAGAAAGAGGGGTAAACTTATCAGGAGGTCAACGTCAACGCCTGGCCATTGCTCGCGCTGTACTTCTTAATCCCCGTATTTTAATCTTAGATGAGGCCACTTCAGCCTTAGATTCTCAATCAGAAGCTTTAGTTCAAGAAGCCCTAGAAAGAGTCATGCAAAACCGTACTGTATTTATTATTGCTCATCGTCTCAGTACCGTGCGGCGTGCCGATTGTATTTTAGTCTTAGAACAAGGCCAAGTCATTGAGTCTGGTACTCACAGCGAACTTTTAAACCGGGGCGGACGTTACGCTCAATTTTATGCTCAACAATTTCAAGAATGAGCCGCCGCTTTCAATGTAAAGTTTTGTAACAAAGCCGATTTAAAATTAGTAATTTTACAGAAAACTGATGTGGTTATCTAATAAGAATAATTACAGGATATAGAGACATGGTTCAAACCCCAGCGACATCAGTTCGTCAAGCGAATCTGTTTGAATTAAGCAACGATTGTGTGCAGATTGTTTATTCTACCACTAGCTTTAGTGGTCGTCCACAACTAAATTACCTTAACAAGGACCAAAAATTCAATTTTCAAGGAGATGAAATTAGAGTTCAAGAGACAGAAATTGGTAGCTTAGTGACTGTGACTCTAGAAACTATTCCGGATTTACTAACCCGAACTTTAAGTTTACTGGTTCCACTCGTCAATTTGCGCGGGGAAGACTTGCAAACCCTAATTCAAACTATTGCTATTGAAACTGTCTCGAGAACCACTATTGGTGGGCCTGATCTCGTGGATGGTGCGGTTCAAACTTATGAAACCATTTTCCTCAAAGGACAAGCGCGTTTTGTTGTGTTCTAAATGACTCAAGGGAAGCGCAAAAAGCCGCTCATCAAACAAGCATAATTAGATTTTAGGGAATTTAGAAATAGTTGATTAGCGACGCAGGGTAACGTATCAATGCACATTTAGTATTTTTGATGCGTTACTTTTTCCTATCCTATAGCCATCTTATTTTAGTTATAGCGTTTCTCAAATCAATGAGGTACACCTCAATTTTATTTTTTATTACCTGTTCCCTGTTCCCTGTTCCCTGTTCCCTGTTCCCTGTTCCCTGTTCCCTAAAATCGAAAAACTATGTACCTCACTAAAATGAGAAATGCTATATAAGGTTTGGCTGTGACAGTAATACAAAATAAATCTAAAGATAGAGCGCATTTAATAAAAGTCTTGTTAAAACTGAACTATAAGCTCAATAACTGCTAACTTATACCAATTCTCAGAAAAAGAGGGATTACGGCGTGAAAAAGACAATACTTGCTGTTTCAATCTTATCTCTTATAGGAGTTTGCGCTTACATTAATAATGTTGCCTCAGCCGAAAAAAACGAGGAAATTACTGCTCAAAATATTTCTCCCTGTGAAACCTGTCTGCAATTAATTCGGGACCCGCAAGAACGGACAAATCAACTGGGAAATCCGCTTTATTTGTTGGAAGTTTATCTTGATGGACAAATCATTTATACCTTAGAAGCTGTTAGCGGGAGAGCTTATTCTCAACAAAGAAATCGCAATATAGCCGGGACAGAAGCACCGCTTCCGGATGGGGAATATCGCATTAGTCAGCGAATTCA is from Gloeothece verrucosa PCC 7822 and encodes:
- a CDS encoding lipid-A-disaccharide synthase-related protein; translated protein: MVSPDLISMPSSKRILFISNGHGEDTHTAGVIQSLLELCPTIEPAAMSIVGEGKAYRNINVPIIGPTKIMPSGGFTYMNRLLLLKDIQAGLIGLTWQQLQATLKYARGCDFVMATGDTVGQTFAYLTGRPFISFISCLSALYEGHLNLDLLLWHYFKSNRCKAVITRDPYTAENLKSQGLTKVHFGGIPGLDRLKPTGKDLQLKSGLPMIALLPGSRLPEATRNFILQLQFVLEIVKVLPIEKIQFRAALVSSLMSQLDEIAYSQGWQHEQGKLTYSPPGNEPHQPPIAEILCYSDAYSDIVDQCTLVLGMAGLAVDQAVAIGKPIIQVPGCGPQFTYQYAESQTRLLGSSVQTIGTEPATPQILKIAAVRVVETLQDTDYLAACVENGRNRLGPPGASYRIARLVLSYLD
- a CDS encoding ABC transporter ATP-binding protein, with product MKTRSNYWQLLPYLWPQWPRIAKGLACILGFVLATLVLPSLAGKVSAFVGEGNVQEVAYWIGITTGVFLIRGLFQYGQNIFMISASLDMVLALRKQVYTHLHKLGLDYFEQAKTGDLTYRLTEDLDRIGEVVDKLSHQFLSCALQIIAIPIYMLYLNWPLTLASFILAPLMAWLIGRFGEELLVLSRRSQNQISNLSALLTEVFGGIRIVQAFAAQNYEVKRFSQEAEQNRKAKYRAYQVKATQYPVVGFLEAVSIMLLFLLGGWQISQGKLSSQDFISYLAAVALLLQPIDLVISNYNEYKQAEASVDRVFELLNVTPSLSEKKDALILPPVTGKVEYHGVCFAYQPEKPILNDFSLLVQPGEVIALVGASGAGKTTLINLLLRFYDPQSGQILIDGIDIRNVTLTSLRHQMGIVPQDTTLFSGTIAENIAYGQEELDWTAIEEAAKIANAHAFIVQLPQGYHTWVGERGVNLSGGQRQRLAIARAVLLNPRILILDEATSALDSQSEALVQEALERVMQNRTVFIIAHRLSTVRRADCILVLEQGQVIESGTHSELLNRGGRYAQFYAQQFQE
- a CDS encoding L,D-transpeptidase; this translates as MKKTILAVSILSLIGVCAYINNVASAEKNEEITAQNISPCETCLQLIRDPQERTNQLGNPLYLLEVYLDGQIIYTLEAVSGRAYSQQRNRNIAGTEAPLPDGEYRISQRIQRGSMREVGETFIPVYPLFQTGRRDLGIHYDPSFNQNNGEDGTSGCIGLTNKADRNLINRFVQNYHPQELIVKIE